In the Oncorhynchus nerka isolate Pitt River linkage group LG2, Oner_Uvic_2.0, whole genome shotgun sequence genome, one interval contains:
- the si:ch211-114n24.6 gene encoding tubulin alpha-1A chain, which produces MRECISVHVGQAGVQMGNACWELYCLEHGIQPDGQMPSDKTIGGGDDSFNTFFSETGAGKHVPRAVFVDLEPTVIDEVRTGTYRQLFHPEQLITGKEDAANNYARGHYTIGKEIIDLVLDRTRKLADQCTGLQGFLIFHSFGGGTGSGFTSLLMERLSVDYGKKSKLEFAIYPAPQVSTAVVEPYNSILTTHTTLEHSDCAFMVDNEAIYDICRRNLDIERPTYTNLNRLIGQIVSSITASLRFDGALNVDLTEFQTNLVPYPRIHFPLATYAPVISAEKAYHEMLSVAEITNACFEPANQMVKCDPRHGKYMACCLLYRGDVVPKDVNSAIATIKTKRTIQFVDWCPTGFKVGINYQPPTVVPGGDLAKVQRAVCMLSNTTAIAEAWARLDHKFDLMYAKRAFVHWYVGEGMEEGEFSEAREDMAALEKDYEEVGTDSVGDEGEEEGEEY; this is translated from the exons ATG CGTGAATGTATCTCTGTCCACGTCGGCCAGGCAGGTGTCCAGATGGGCAATGCATGCTGGGAACTATACTGCCTGGAACATGGGATCCAGCCTGATGGACAGATGCCCAGTGATAAGACAATCGGAGGGGGAGATGACTCCTTCAACACCTTCTTCAGTGAGACTGGGGCTGGTAAACACGTTCCTCGTGCAGTCTTTGTAGACCTGGAGCCAACAGTCATCG ACGAGGTCCGCACAGGTACCTACCGCCAGCTGTTCCACCCTGAGCAGCTGATCACAGGCAAGGAGGACGCTGCCAACAACTATGCCCGTGGTCACTACACCATCGGCAAGGAGATCATCGACCTGGTACTCGACCGGACGCGCAAACTG GCTGACCAGTGCACTGGTCTCCAGGGCTTCCTGATCTTCCACAGCTTTGGAGGCGGCACCGGCTCTGGGTTCACCTCCCTGTTGATGGAACGACTCTCTGTCGACTATGGGAAGAAGTCCAAGCTTGAGTTTGCCATCTATCCAGCTCCCCAGGTGTCCACTGCTGTGGTGGAGCCTTATAACTCCATCCTGACCACCCACACCACCCTGGAGCACTCGGACTGTGCCTTCATGGTGGACAATGAGGCCATCTATGATATCTGCCGCAGGAACCTGGACATTGAGCGCCCCACCTACACCAACCtcaacaggctgattggtcagatcGTCTCCTCCATCACCGCCTCCCTGCGCTTTGACGGGGCCCTCAATGTGGacctgacagagttccagaccaACTTGGTGCCCTACCCCCGTATCCACTTCCCTCTGGCCACCTATGCTCCAGTCATCTCTGCTGAGAAGGCCTATCACGAGATGCTATCAGTGGCTGAGATCACCAACGCCTGCTTTGAGCCAGCCAATCAGATGGTGAAATGTGACCCACGTCACGGCAAGTACATGGCCTGCTGCCTGCTCTACCGTGGTGACGTTGTGCCCAAAGATGTCAACTCTGCCATCGCAACCATCAAGACCAAGCGCACCATCCAGTTTGTGGACTGGTGTCCCACTGGCTTCAAGGTCGGTATCAACTACCAGCCACCCACAGTGGTCCCTGGAGGAGATCTGGCCAAGGTCCAGAGAGCTGTGTGTATGCTGAGCAACACCACCGCTATCGCTGAGGCCTGGGCCAGGCTTGACCACAAGTTTGACCTGATGTACGCAAAGAGAGCCTTTGTGCACTGGTATGTGGGAGAGggcatggaggagggagagttttCAGAGGCCAGAGAAGACATGGCAGCCCTGGAGAAGGATTATGAAGAGGTGGGTACTGACAGTGTAGGGgacgagggggaggaggagggagaggaatatTAA
- the LOC115115380 gene encoding LOW QUALITY PROTEIN: tubulin alpha chain (The sequence of the model RefSeq protein was modified relative to this genomic sequence to represent the inferred CDS: inserted 1 base in 1 codon): MGECISVHIGQAGAQIGNACWELYCLEHVIQLDGQMPSXWGDDSFNTFFSKTGAGKHVPRAFFVDLEPTVIDEVRTGTYRQLFHPEQLITGKEDAANNYARGHYTIGKEIIDLVLDRTRKLRECISMHVGQAGAQMGNACWELYCLEHGIQPDGQMPSDKTIGGGDDSFNTFFSETGAGKHVPRAVFVDLEPTVIDEVRTGTYRQLFHPEQLITGKEDAANNYARGHYTIGKEIIDLVLDRTRKLADQCTGLQGFLIFHSFGGGTGSGFTSLLMERLSVDYGKKSKLEFAVYPAPQVSTAVVEPYNSILTTHTTLEHSDCAFMVDNEAIYDICRRNLDIERPTYTNLNRLIGQIVSSITASLRFDGALNVDLTEFQTNLVPYPRIHFPLATYAPVISAEKAYHEQLSVADITNACFEPANQMVKCDPRHGKYMACCLLYRGDVVPKDVNSAIATIKTKRTIQFVDWCPTGFKVGINYQPPTVVPGGDLAKVQRAVCMLSNTTAIAEAWARLDHKFDLMYAKRAFVHWYVGEGMEEGEFSEAREDMAALEKDYEEVGTDSIGEEDEEGEEY, from the exons ATG ggtgaatgTATCTCTGTCCACATTGGCCAAGCTGGGGCTCAAATTGGAAATGCATGCTGGGAGCTCTATTGCCTGGAGCATGTGATCCAGCTGGATGGACAGATGCCAA GTTGGGGAGATGACTCCTTCAACACCTTCTTCAGTAAGACTGGGGCCGGCAAACATGTTCCCCGTGCATTCTTTGTAGACCTGGAGCCAACTGTCATTG ATGAGGTCCGCACAGGTACCTACCGCCAGCTGTTCCACCCTGAGCAGCTGATCACAGGCAAGGAGGATGCTGCCAACAACTATGCCCGTGGTCACTACACCATCGGCAAGGAGATCATCGACCTGGTACTCGATAGGACTCGCAAACTG CGTGAGTGTATTTCTATGCATGTCGGCCAGGCCGGAGCCCAGATGGGCAATGCATGCTGGGAATTGTACTGCCTGGAACATGGGATCCAGCCTGATGGACAGATGCCCAGTGATAAGACAATCGGAGGGGGAGATGACTCCTTCAACACCTTCTTCAGTGAGACTGGGGCTGGTAAACACGTTCCTCGTGCAGTCTTTGTAGACCTGGAGCCAACCGTCATCG ACGAGGTCCGCACAGGTACCTACCGCCAGCTGTTCCACCCTGAGCAGCTGATCACAGGCAAGGAGGACGCTGCCAACAACTATGCCCGTGGTCACTACACCATCGGCAAGGAGATCATCGACCTGGTACTCGATAGGACTCGCAAACTG GCTGACCAGTGCACTGGTCTCCAGGGCTTCCTGATCTTCCACAGCTTTGGAGGAGGCACCGGTTCTGGGTTCACCTCCCTGCTGATGGAACGTCTCTCTGTCGACTATGGGAAGAAGTCCAAGCTTGAATTTGCTGTTTACCCAGCTCCCCAAGTTTCTACTGCTGTGGTGGAACCTTACAACTCCATTCTGACCACCCACACCACCCTGGAGCACTCGGACTGTGCCTTCATGGTGGACAATGAGGCCATCTATGATATCTGCCGCAGGAACCTGGACATTGAGCGCCCCACCTACACCAACCtcaacaggctgattggtcagatcGTCTCCTCCATCACCGCCTCCCTGCGTTTCGATGGGGCCCTCAATGTGGacctgacagagttccagaccaATTTGGTGCCTTACCCCCGTATCCACTTCCCTCTGGCCACCTATGCTCCAGTCATCTCTGCTGAGAAGGCCTACCATGAGCAGCTGTCTGTTGCTGACATCACCAACGCCTGCTTTGAGCCAGCCAATCAGATGGTGAAATGTGACCCACGTCACGGCAAGTACATGGCCTGCTGCCTGCTCTACCGTGGTGACGTTGTGCCCAAAGATGTCAACTCTGCCATCGCCACCATCAAGACCAAGCGCACCATCCAGTTTGTGGACTGGTGTCCCACTGGCTTCAAGGTCGGTATCAACTACCAGCCACCCACAGTGGTCCCTGGAGGAGATCTGGCCAAGGTCCAGAGAGCTGTGTGTATGCTGAGCAACACCACCGCCATCGCTGAGGCCTGGGCCAGGCTTGACCACAAGTTTGACCTGATGTACGCCAAGAGAGCCTTTGTGCACTGGTATGTGGGAGAGggcatggaggagggagagttctCAGAGGCCAGAGAAGACATGGCAGCCCTGGAGAAGGATTATGAAGAGGTGGGTACTGACAGCATCGGAGAAGAggatgaagaaggagaggagTACTAA